The Gallus gallus isolate bGalGal1 chromosome 31, bGalGal1.mat.broiler.GRCg7b, whole genome shotgun sequence DNA segment GTACAGATTTTGGGTACCACAGAAGAGGTGGTGGGAGTTTGAGATGAATCAGAAAAAATTGTGCTCCCTCATGCATGGTGGCTGTGTTTTGGGGTGGATTGGTTGGATTTGGCATTCTCAACTGGTTATAATGAATTCATGGTGCTTAAGGAGGAATGTTGGGGTTAGAGATGAGCATTTGAGGGCTTTTCATGTCATCcaaaggcaactgatgtcatctacctgggcTTCCACAATGTCCTTGACACGGCTGCACACCACTCCCTCATCTCAAAATGGAAGAGATATGGATGTGAGCATTgggctgttctgcagagaaggaataGATTGGAAAGtcgcagccagagggctgtggccaacagctccatgtccaggtggaggtggtgatgagtggtgacccccagaggtccctccTGGGAGCGCTGCTCTTCACCACCCCTCACTGACACAGATGATaggatggagtgcaccctcagcactttgctgatggcactgagctgagtgctgcagaggaTACAacggaaggaagggatgctgggaAGGACCAACAGAAGACAcattcctgttttctgtgctgtgcttggtgtGGCCAAACACTGGCAGTGCTTTGTTGACCAACCGCCCTACCATTCCCATGAGAATGTTGTGGCTACAGACTCATTTTTGGCCAAGCTGTTGCTGTGAACTCACTTGTTTGTGACCTTGGGGAGGTGAACTGCACACCCAGCAGGCACAAAGGGATGTCTGAAGGGGATCTTGCGGGTCAtcctcatcatcttcatggcaGCCATCGTTGCTCTTTGCTGATTCAGGACTGCCACCTCCAGGTGAGTCTCACCCCCCCATCCCTTCTCCAGCGCTGTGGGCCGACACTCTCACTCCTCAAAACAGACCTTGGAATCAGAGCGTTGATTAATCTGATTCCTGTCCCTCTCACTGACGAACCCGACTCACTGTCACTTCTGAAGATTCCCTCCTTCGTTCCCAATTTCTGCACGATAGTGAATCAGACTGAAGAGATTTAGGGAGAGATGAAGGGTTAAAAGCCAAAAGGGAATCTGTGGAATTCCAATGCAGTTCAGACAAAGCCGTTtgatattaatttatttctgccttccgctcttcagcactgccttcctTAGGCACTCCTGACTCTTCCAcccatcctcatcatcctcctgGTAGACCAAAATGGGTGGgaaaaaggatttggggggACTCTTGAGTTGacatgtgtgatttggggatcgttttctgaaattatttcagttttggtgcatgggaaagaggagggaagagagggaaggagggctTGAGGCACACGATGTGTTTTGTGTGGTgcacaggaaggaggaggaagcttaaaatagaaaaggggAAGTAATGTTGGCTGAGAAAACGGACTTCTAGGAACAAATCTGCAGGAAACAGAGGATTGTCTGAGTAGAGGTTGGGATAAAAAGACAGTTTTAGATCTAAAGCCCAGAGATGGAGTGATTTCAGTCATAGTTTAGTCCATAggtttatttaaattcaaacaCACCCGAAGTATCCCACCCAAAATGACCACATGTAcatccagcacagcaaaaatgTGGGCACCAAATGATGCCCGTCCTTCTCTTCCCAAAGGCAGACATCAGTCCTGAGTGTAGGTTGGGAATTCTCCTCCAGTTTCATACCAAAGCCAAGAGACGCATATCCTCTGCATATCCTGAACATTCTCCATTGATTTCCCTACAGATTTGGGGTgcgcagccccacagcatgaCCCCATGGGCCCACAACTCCAGGCcatgcctgggctgcactgagtgccTGGGTGGGTATCAGGGATGGGGGAAGCTCCGAAAAAAATACCTCccacttatttccatgggaatgggcacagctgcagggagcacagtgacgcagtctgacagaaagccttctcagccacaaaacGCCATTTCTCTGCGCAGTCCCACCAGAGGTGGTGCATTTccatcagcaatgaacaagggCTGCATGTCACTCTTGTACCCATCTGGTCCTGCAGAGGTGCCCCAGTGCAGCTGTCACCACTGTGACATGGGCTGCCTGACCACACTGGAGCCATCCATGCTGTGTTTGGCATCCCATGGGGGACAGCATGCAAAGCCACACGCTGGCAGCAATTTGGGGACAAAGTGTGAAACCTGGAAGGGGACAGCCTGAGTGGGGCACCTCCATGTGGTCTGTGTGCGCGCCTCCACGTGTGCCGTCCCATCAAGGACCACACAGTGTCACCACAGATGGAGGATCACAAATACCACATGAGGAGGTGACACCACAGCATCCCGTGCCCAGGGGGAAACTGAAAGCAGCTTTCTCAATTCTCCCTGTGACTGCTGCAGCCTCGCTGTCCCCACGCTGCTCCTtcctcatggcaccaatggcggtggccctcatcctcggtgagtgacaatggggacgtggtaccacgggggttggtggccctgtgtgggaccaggactgtgtcccttgcaggttggtggctggtggcagcgagcagggcacagcaacgtgagtatagggacagggggagaatggggacagagggaggggagcgTGGTCGGgggccagcagaggggctgaggatgttgtgcagggacaaggctgactgctgtcccctgtcctagagccccgaccctccctgtcgctgcaccccagccagagggtgtccctgggggacactgtcaccctgtgctgccacctgccccagccGGCTGCACAAGTTGAGCTCTACCAGAATGGACATATGAGATCCAAGAAAGACATGGACATGCTACAGGACACAGTTGAGTTTTCCTTGGTTAGTGTagagaaggaagatgcagaGAAGTATCGGTGCCAGTACCGGGTTTTAGAGCCACGAGGGACGTCAGGGAagagtgaccccgtggagctggtggtgacaggtgagggcactgAGGAAAATGGGTGTCTCTGTGCTGTTCCCCCAGGGCCATGTCccactgctctttcctctcGGCACTCAGatctgtcacggagttacctagatagatctgtgcccatgacaggggggcagtaggcttgcgggcccccctcccccctggcttcccgagaaaaatgaAGCGGCGGtaacaatctaagaaggagaacttattttactaactatgatgttgggatgcaagatgacacgatacaatacaatctaattgggagtaaggataataaaccaaacgcaatgagggagagagcgaaagagcaatagagagagagagagagagagtgagagagagtttctgaaaccaaaagccttacttgatgaaggcgcctgGCTTgcaaagcacacccactcctctcccggcagcaagcgaaagtgaagaagcaccgcgcgcaaccagatgacgtatcttccgtgatgtgtcttccttctctgaccgtgaggtcctctgggatacgaAGTTCTTCTCTTTCGaccatgatgttatgatgtggaataccaatagcgaagttacaaaaccatgacattcagACTGCAGGATGATTTCCTGATCTGATGGAtctggcagcaccacacacccTCGCTGACTGCTATTCCGTTCAGCAGTgaattggctctgcagggctgccaatggcccctgccaggatttcagccttccatcagcagtgtgctgaatgacagcctctccttctgggctgtcagcagcgctgctcccaacACAGCGCACACTGTGCGGTTCTGAGCCCAAGGCATTCCCggtggggaagggcacacagtgccccttttcagctcctcaggaacaggggagcagcccagcactggcatttcccaggcagccatggcttggCCCTGCTTGGACCTCTCCCAGCATGGAGCCTTCCTGGGGTAGAGCTGAGAGGTCACCTCTGCACCTTTCCACACGGAGGGGATCTGACAGCACCGCCCCGTGAGTGTCACGTCCTGTGCATGGAGGGTGGGAGTGTGGGAGCACAGGGACTGCGGTGCTGTcacacaacagcagctcagcaccacgcaGCTTTCATTCTCACTGACCCCTCCcagtgggtttggggtgagaaatggagagaaagaggaagaatttgcAGGTTCAGATAAAATCTATTTACTGAGACTGAAAACGAAGAGAGACATAACAGTAATGATGATGagatatatgaatatatttttccaaagcaagtgATGCACGAAGGAATTGCTCAGCACCCAAAGACCAATGATAAAACTGGAACAGAATAGGAGGCAGGAAATATTGGGGAATTTATAGGGGATCTATAGGGCATGTGTAGGAAATGGAAGGGGAGCAAAGGGACGTGTCAGGGGATCTCAAGAGGAGGGGTAGATTGGGACAGATGAGGGGGTCTCAGAGgaatggtggtggtgtttgggaGTGGATGGGAGAGCATTTGGAGGTTTCAAGGTCTGCTAAGTGTTTTGCGGGGATAAAGAAGGACTTTGGGGTAAGAGATGAGCATTTAGGGATTTGGTGTGTCTGGGAAGCATTTGGGATGTACCAGTGAGAATTTGGGATTGTTCGATTTGGGGAGGTTATCTGGTTTGTGGTTAGAACAGGATATCAGGGAGTCCCAAGCAGGGAATTTGAGGTCTGTCCCCTTCCACACACCCCAGAAATGAGACACATGGGGAGGCCCATCAGCGCGGTAAATCAGTGCTCACTGTGGTGTAGATGACAGGGGACTGGGGGGCAGTGGAGGAAGTGGGAGACTGGGAGCACGGGATGGCAGCTGGCATCTCGGTGTAGGTCAGATCCTGGTTGTCCCTGGAGGGCCcctggagatggaggaggagaatGGGGTGCTATCATGGGGGTCCCCAAGATGTGTGAGCTGAGTGTGGGTCTGTGGTGTAGGTATGTGGGGGATGTGGCCATGAGGAGGAGTCTGCGTTTGTGACTGGGCTTAGCTTTGAGGTCTGCATGGCGAATGTTTGGGGGTCCAGCCGTGGATTTGGGGTGCCGATAGGGTCTCGAGGTGTTTAGGGACTGGTGGAACACAGAGGCTCAATGCTGGTGTCCCCATGGGCATTGGGTTTCCCTGTGGGTGCATTTAGTGCCCCTCTAGTCATGAAATCGGTGCCTATACGGTCTAGAGGGGGTTTAAGGCTTGGAGGGCATCTTTAGGTCTGGGTATTTTGGGGTATCTGTGGGCTGGGGTTCCCCACAGTGCAGTTTTGTGTTTCCCAAGGGCTGGATACGGGTGGTGCACATAAATGTGAGGGTAAGCCATATGAGGTTGGGGGTCACTTGGGGTCCCCTTGGGGAAGGTTTGGGTTTCCATGGAGATGCGAGGTGTGGGTCCCAAGAAGTGAACTGGGATTTGGGTTCCACTGACTCGGACCCTTACCTGGAATTGCACTGACTTGGGTATCTCAGGGGTGACACCTGCATCAAAAAGAGGGGGAAGGGTGGGAGTTATGTGTGGGTCTCAAGGAACAACTGGGAAACCATAAAGGATCTGCAGAGGGTCAAAGAATAAGCAGAGGACACTTGAGGGGATGCATAGGGAATGGAAACCATTGAAGTCCTTCCTCACCTGCGCTCTCATCTGTCCGTGTCCAGAGGCTGCGGGCATCGAAGACGAAGTAGAGGCCCAGGCTGAAGAccaagacagcagcacagcccctcagcacagccaccaccaggTCCCCATGGGACCACTCCTTGGCACCTGTGGGCTCCGAGTGGTTGGGTGTCCCCATCACAGGGCAGGGATGCCGTGACAGTTCCACCCATGGCTGACACTGGGGCCCTACAAATGGGATCTCCGACCAAACTGGGGTTGCAggtgtgggtgtcacctccacCACCATGCTATCTACAGGGGTGAGGACACAAATGTGTGGCCCTTGGGGTTGTAGGATTTTTtattggtgctgcagtggccaGAGTCCCTCCTCAGTGGGTgaaggtggctgtgccccaCCAGTGGGATCCTGGCACAGGATACGAGCTGAGCATCTCTATTCCTCATCTCTATGCAGGAGGAATGTGCCACCACAACCCCCATTCCAGCACTGGGTGGTGATATCAGTCCCCATTCCCACACGTAGCCTGGGCTCAGGGAAATGCTGAGCTGAAGGAAGCAGCGGtttgtgtgcagggaggggaagagatgggACTTGGCCGTGTGGGAAAAGCTCAGGGCCAGCCGGTGTCCATagtgccctcacctgtcagcaccagctccacggggtcactctGATTTGATGTCCACAGTGGCTCTGACACCTGGTACCGACACTGATATGTCCCGGCGTCCTCCAGGTTtgtgacagcaaaggagaactcagctgcatcctgctccttgtctttttccttgtcaAATCTCAGAGTTCCATTGAGCCAGAGCTGGACCCAGGCAGCCAtgcggggcaggtggcagcgcagggtgacagtgtcccccagggacaccccctggctggggtgcagcgacagggagggttggggcactaggacaggggacagcagtcagccttatCCCTGCACACCCGCctgggcccctctgctggccccctgcccccgctccgctccctccatccccattctccccatactcacgttgctgtgccctgctcgctgccaccagccaccaacctgcaagggacacagTCCTGGTCCCACTCAGGGCCACCAACTCCCGTGGCGCCacatccccattgtcactcacccaggatgagggccaccgccattggtgccatgaggcaggagcagcctggggacagtgagactgcagtggggaaaggaagtggCCGGAGAGGCAATCTCATTTCCCCCTGGGGACAGGATGCCATGATGTCACATCCTCGTGACAGATTTCCCCCATCTGTGGTGACAGTGCTGGGTCCCAGA contains these protein-coding regions:
- the CHIR-AB-600 gene encoding platelet glycoprotein VI isoform X3, with translation MAPMAVALILGWWLVAASRAQQLPQPSLSLHPSQGVSLGDTVTLRCHLPRMAAWVQLWLNGTLRFDKEKDKEQDAAEFSFAVTNLEDAGTYQCRYQVSEPLWTSNQSDPVELVLTAWASTSSSMPAASGHGQMRAQVSPLRYPSQCNSRGPPGTTRI
- the CHIR-AB-600 gene encoding V-set and transmembrane domain-containing protein 1 isoform X2, which translates into the protein MAPMAVALILGWWLVAASRAQQLPQPSLSLHPSQGVSLGDTVTLRCHLPRMAAWVQLWLNGTLRFDKEKDKEQDAAEFSFAVTNLEDAGTYQCRYQVSEPLWTSNQSDPVELVLTGAKEWSHGDLVVAVLRGCAAVLVFSLGLYFVFDARSLWTRTDESAGVTPEIPKSVQFQGPSRDNQDLTYTEMPAAIPCSQSPTSSTAPQSPVIYTTVSTDLPR
- the CHIR-AB-600 gene encoding leukocyte immunoglobulin-like receptor subfamily B member 2 isoform X1: MAPMAVALILGWWLVAASRAQQLPQPSLSLHPSQGVSLGDTVTLRCHLPRMAAWVQLWLNGTLRFDKEKDKEQDAAEFSFAVTNLEDAGTYQCRYQVSEPLWTSNQSDPVELVLTGPQCQPWVELSRHPCPVMGTPNHSEPTGAKEWSHGDLVVAVLRGCAAVLVFSLGLYFVFDARSLWTRTDESAGVTPEIPKSVQFQGPSRDNQDLTYTEMPAAIPCSQSPTSSTAPQSPVIYTTVSTDLPR